Proteins from one Gimesia maris genomic window:
- a CDS encoding transglutaminase-like domain-containing protein translates to MRAEPKTINESRVLHFVTIAMVLTGALALSISDADGRYSRTWIAVNFLIETTVAFLGVRYFASLKTRNGTEAFVNLILLAVILGSLVWEPIQRTFFGNGRPFELILMFAVKNTFLVMAAAGCWKKYQQFAAWGSIFLIICAATTYTGPDMIVLAGLELILGFFWLFYSYWNTLRIALLPAVKKQNLGKYLLLSSLALVLFLIISFSSGNPVVHALKGIMPSSGGDSRGDLYARDGLGDGELLVAGKYDIRSFAPIENAPFMSSDDPSLYDIMSDTYEDEGEISKNIDRAIGLKMQDQKIEEKELPDAENINRHFSTARQQKTAEEQSAEGISSDALLHVSGRTPLHLRMETYDIFDGVNWFSEPLKGDYKKPFSLKERFEKPYIVVESKAHTLSQECRNELHVITNNHLKSNQLPAPLHLREIHIDLVDRIDLFDWHQESIVKLDRKELPRLVPMHLISHFPDHKLIDFLAVKYASTSHQQKHFFALPELPVVEKIKRLAEDLVSGIENDWEKIKRIEQYHRQHFQHDRSITYDGKQALPLDRFLFEHKAGPDYLIASSAALMLRSLGYSTRLVSGFYASPDHYDIKSDHTPVLADDVHFWVEVKVGPSASDWCTIEPTVGYAVLGPPLSLYEKTIEAFLAVTNWLGKHLMLSLLTLGSIISIFILRYQVIDFLVTGWLKLYRPRDTRRLIFRTLWLLELRVRSQGQKRPVTMSLSQWLKLQSDNLAINTACLSELAQYVNWAAFAPCSADKTHTPRTEQISNCCNRIINDARWIKRSP, encoded by the coding sequence ATGCGAGCTGAACCGAAAACGATCAACGAAAGTCGTGTTCTGCATTTTGTCACGATCGCGATGGTATTGACGGGGGCATTGGCGCTTTCGATATCAGACGCCGATGGCAGATATTCGCGTACCTGGATCGCTGTCAATTTTCTGATCGAAACAACGGTCGCGTTCCTGGGCGTACGTTATTTTGCTTCCCTCAAAACACGGAATGGTACGGAAGCATTCGTGAATCTCATTTTACTGGCTGTGATACTGGGGAGTCTGGTCTGGGAGCCAATCCAGCGAACATTCTTCGGAAATGGTAGACCGTTTGAACTGATCCTGATGTTCGCTGTCAAGAATACCTTTCTGGTGATGGCTGCCGCCGGTTGCTGGAAGAAATATCAGCAGTTTGCCGCCTGGGGATCCATCTTCCTGATTATCTGTGCCGCAACAACGTATACAGGTCCGGACATGATCGTGCTCGCGGGGCTGGAACTGATACTGGGATTTTTCTGGCTGTTTTACTCTTACTGGAACACACTCCGAATTGCCCTGCTTCCGGCTGTCAAGAAACAGAATCTGGGTAAATATCTGCTGCTTTCCTCGCTGGCCTTAGTGCTGTTTCTGATCATCTCCTTTTCCAGCGGGAATCCGGTTGTCCATGCCCTTAAGGGAATCATGCCCAGTTCCGGCGGTGACAGTCGAGGCGATCTCTACGCCAGGGACGGACTCGGGGATGGCGAGTTACTGGTAGCCGGCAAGTACGATATTCGCAGCTTTGCTCCCATTGAAAATGCCCCCTTCATGTCATCAGACGATCCCAGCCTGTATGACATCATGTCTGATACCTACGAAGATGAAGGTGAGATCTCGAAAAACATCGATCGTGCCATCGGCCTTAAAATGCAGGATCAGAAGATCGAAGAAAAAGAACTGCCCGATGCGGAGAACATCAACCGTCACTTTTCAACGGCAAGACAACAAAAAACAGCTGAAGAGCAATCGGCGGAAGGTATTTCTTCCGACGCACTGCTTCACGTTTCGGGTAGAACTCCCCTGCACCTCCGCATGGAGACGTACGATATCTTCGACGGAGTGAACTGGTTCAGTGAACCATTAAAAGGTGACTACAAGAAACCTTTCTCACTCAAAGAACGTTTTGAGAAGCCTTATATTGTCGTCGAGAGCAAGGCACATACCCTGTCGCAGGAGTGCAGAAATGAACTGCATGTCATCACCAACAATCATCTGAAATCGAACCAGCTCCCCGCCCCCTTGCATTTGAGAGAAATTCATATCGATCTGGTCGACAGGATTGATCTGTTCGACTGGCATCAGGAGAGCATTGTCAAACTCGACCGCAAGGAGTTACCCAGGCTGGTCCCCATGCACCTGATCAGCCATTTTCCTGATCATAAATTGATTGATTTTCTCGCTGTCAAATACGCGTCGACATCACATCAGCAAAAACACTTCTTTGCCCTGCCGGAATTACCCGTAGTGGAAAAAATAAAAAGACTGGCTGAAGACCTGGTATCTGGAATAGAAAATGACTGGGAAAAGATCAAACGGATTGAACAATACCACCGCCAGCATTTCCAGCACGATCGCTCGATTACCTACGACGGAAAACAGGCGCTCCCCCTGGATCGTTTCCTGTTCGAACACAAAGCAGGTCCGGACTACCTGATTGCTTCGTCCGCTGCCTTGATGCTCCGATCACTGGGATATTCCACCAGGCTGGTGAGTGGATTTTACGCCAGTCCGGATCACTATGATATCAAATCAGACCACACTCCCGTCCTTGCAGATGATGTACACTTCTGGGTCGAAGTAAAAGTTGGACCGAGCGCAAGCGACTGGTGCACGATCGAGCCCACAGTCGGGTATGCCGTTCTTGGACCTCCCCTGTCGTTATATGAAAAAACGATTGAAGCGTTTCTGGCTGTCACCAACTGGCTTGGTAAACACCTGATGTTGAGTTTACTCACGCTCGGAAGCATTATCAGTATCTTTATTCTCCGGTATCAGGTTATCGATTTTCTGGTCACAGGCTGGCTTAAGCTCTACCGTCCTCGCGATACCCGGCGGTTGATTTTCAGAACACTCTGGCTGCTTGAATTGAGAGTACGCAGTCAGGGTCAGAAAAGACCTGTCACAATGTCTCTGAGCCAGTGGCTGAAACTGCAGTCAGACAATTTAGCCATTAATACAGCCTGTCTGTCTGAACTGGCCCAATACGTGAACTGGGCTGCGTTTGCTCCCTGTTCCGCTGATAAAACGCATACTCCCCGAACGGAACAGATCAGCAATTGCTGCAATCGGATCATCAACGATGCCCGCTGGATAAAACGATCTCCCTGA
- a CDS encoding AAA family ATPase — translation MSTLLENDTKMDLQQEYSRIEQLSDCLNQVLKGKSEVIDNVIICLLSRGHLLLEDHPGLGKTMLAKTLATLIGGRFARVQCTPDLLPSDITGFNIFNQKTHEFEFREGPVFSDIMLADEINRATPRTQSAMLEAMAERQVTVDAVRYQLSQDYFVIATQNPIDQHGTYALPEAQLDRFAMKLTIGYPEEIDEIRMLAAAIDQDSDAVTEREPVFNEKELLEMQQKISAIPVAESVQRYLVQIGNATRKHPHLALGLSPRGLLTWQRVAQAHAFLNQRSYVIPDDLLETALPVLSVRLGIDQSENRVLIDEILTSVKLPDYALPSSH, via the coding sequence ATGTCAACACTATTAGAAAACGATACCAAAATGGATTTGCAGCAGGAATATTCCCGAATTGAACAGTTAAGTGACTGTCTGAACCAGGTTCTGAAAGGGAAATCCGAAGTCATAGACAATGTCATAATCTGCCTGCTTTCCCGGGGTCACCTGCTGTTGGAGGACCACCCGGGCCTCGGTAAGACCATGCTGGCCAAAACGCTCGCCACGCTGATTGGAGGCCGGTTTGCCCGAGTACAATGCACGCCCGACCTGCTTCCCAGTGACATTACCGGCTTCAATATTTTCAATCAGAAGACACATGAATTCGAATTTCGCGAAGGGCCGGTCTTTTCTGACATCATGCTGGCCGATGAAATTAACAGGGCAACTCCCCGGACGCAGAGTGCCATGCTGGAAGCGATGGCGGAAAGACAGGTCACCGTGGATGCGGTCCGTTATCAGTTGTCGCAGGATTACTTTGTGATCGCCACCCAGAATCCCATTGATCAGCACGGAACATATGCCCTGCCCGAAGCGCAGCTCGACCGGTTTGCGATGAAGTTGACGATCGGATATCCGGAAGAAATTGATGAGATACGCATGCTGGCCGCGGCCATCGACCAGGACTCTGATGCGGTAACGGAACGGGAACCGGTCTTCAATGAGAAAGAATTGCTGGAAATGCAGCAGAAGATCTCAGCGATACCGGTGGCAGAATCCGTTCAACGTTATCTGGTGCAGATCGGAAATGCGACTCGGAAACACCCCCATCTTGCGCTCGGCTTAAGTCCTCGTGGGTTACTGACCTGGCAGAGAGTAGCCCAGGCGCATGCATTTTTAAACCAGAGGAGCTATGTGATACCAGACGACCTTCTGGAAACCGCGTTGCCTGTACTCAGCGTCCGACTGGGTATCGACCAGTCAGAAAACCGGGTTCTGATTGATGAGATCCTCACATCCGTAAAACTGCCTGATTATGCATTACCTTCTTCTCACTGA
- a CDS encoding permease yields MIEYILWGFTLRFIQCLLEAAPFILAGLFIAAIFQRFFGAAETRRLFGEGTRAALFRAWVIGMLLPVCSLGVIPVARQLKKAGLAGGTIIAFAMSAPLFNPLSLLYGLTLSEPVTILAFALFSLLIVTLVGTIWDRLFPEKPEYPTDDQVIPYGMKRMLSVGVSAVKEASGTSLIYIMIGLAGVALLGVALPQSSLQRSVNYDNPYAPLLMTGVAIPVYATPMLAMSQLGSMFQHANSVGAAFILLVLGAGVNLGLVAWIVRNYNWKKTIVWFSLLLLVIVGLAYGVEKPLFPSHIEPADHTHAFDIYCQPFSAGTTNFYKTAKEKLGHVVDPYEIYSAGILGCVILAGFILRFFDRNSRIENWLKKAEPVRTGKYDIVLPGPVLGFLVLVGLIVASGVGCFSYYPSPEVICEEMTIAKTEALSGALSGNKSHSKYWIEIYDDWTRKLEVGVYLRKLKLSEYHHWKAQLLREKLELLAHEIEDEEHEEVRQLVSDIHHTHRRMVDAYLRDLN; encoded by the coding sequence ATGATTGAATACATTCTCTGGGGATTCACACTTCGCTTTATACAGTGTCTGCTGGAAGCCGCGCCCTTTATTCTCGCCGGACTGTTTATTGCAGCCATCTTTCAGCGTTTCTTTGGCGCAGCAGAAACAAGGCGTCTGTTTGGTGAAGGGACCAGGGCTGCACTGTTCCGGGCCTGGGTCATTGGCATGCTGCTTCCGGTCTGCTCACTGGGTGTGATTCCTGTTGCCCGTCAATTGAAAAAAGCAGGACTGGCGGGAGGTACCATTATCGCCTTTGCAATGTCCGCTCCCCTGTTCAACCCGCTCTCCTTACTTTACGGACTGACCCTTTCTGAACCGGTCACGATCCTGGCTTTTGCACTTTTCTCACTGTTGATCGTGACTCTGGTGGGGACCATCTGGGACAGGCTTTTTCCCGAAAAACCAGAGTATCCCACTGACGATCAGGTGATTCCTTACGGAATGAAACGTATGCTCTCGGTCGGGGTCAGCGCGGTTAAAGAAGCATCGGGGACCAGTTTAATCTATATTATGATCGGACTGGCGGGTGTCGCACTCCTGGGCGTAGCATTACCGCAGAGCAGTTTGCAGCGTTCGGTCAATTACGACAACCCGTATGCCCCGCTACTGATGACCGGGGTTGCAATTCCTGTTTATGCGACTCCTATGCTGGCGATGTCCCAGCTGGGTTCGATGTTTCAGCATGCCAACTCGGTGGGTGCCGCGTTCATACTGCTGGTGCTCGGCGCCGGAGTGAATTTGGGACTGGTTGCCTGGATCGTCCGAAATTACAACTGGAAAAAAACGATCGTCTGGTTTTCTCTCCTGTTACTGGTCATCGTCGGACTGGCATATGGAGTAGAAAAACCGCTGTTCCCGTCGCATATCGAGCCCGCGGACCATACGCATGCTTTCGATATTTATTGCCAACCTTTCAGTGCGGGAACGACCAACTTCTATAAAACCGCAAAAGAGAAACTGGGGCATGTCGTTGATCCTTATGAAATCTATTCAGCGGGCATTCTGGGCTGCGTAATCCTGGCAGGCTTTATTCTCAGATTCTTTGACCGAAACTCGCGTATCGAAAACTGGCTGAAAAAAGCAGAACCGGTTCGTACCGGCAAATATGACATTGTGCTTCCAGGACCGGTTCTGGGATTTTTGGTTCTTGTTGGTCTGATCGTCGCCAGTGGTGTTGGCTGCTTTTCCTATTACCCGTCGCCGGAAGTCATCTGTGAAGAGATGACAATCGCCAAAACGGAAGCTCTGTCCGGAGCACTCTCTGGAAATAAATCGCATTCAAAATACTGGATCGAAATCTACGATGACTGGACACGCAAGCTGGAGGTGGGCGTCTATTTGAGAAAACTGAAACTCAGTGAATATCATCATTGGAAGGCTCAGCTTCTACGGGAAAAACTGGAACTGCTGGCTCACGAAATCGAAGATGAAGAACACGAGGAAGTCAGGCAGTTGGTCTCCGACATTCACCATACGCATCGGCGGATGGTCGATGCTTACCTGAGAGATTTAAACTGA
- the zigA gene encoding zinc metallochaperone GTPase ZigA, whose protein sequence is MIQSSESVPQRLPVTVLSGFLGAGKTTLLNHILSNRAGLKVAVIVNDMSEINIDAALVKDGNQTLSRTEEKLVEMSNGCICCTLREDLMVEVSRLARELRFDYLLIESTGISEPMPVAETFTFEDETGNSLSDYAQLDTLVTVIDAANFLRDYKSSDDLVDREIGLSNEDCRNIVDLLIDQIEFANVILINKADLVSTQELKQLEDIVRHLNPKVHVLHSAFGKVDLNQVLGTGLFDLNSASAHAGWLETPRGEFHSEVDEYNIRSFTYQARRPFHPERLWYALDEDDSWMNNVLRSKGFAWVASQNNIANLWSHAGTSMRFDPSGYWWSTVAPEDWNVDAEQEREIRSKFEGPYGDRRQELVFIGTEMDEKQIRTVLDHCLLQDLEWLQGPEVWSAYFDPFKVNDNIDDSSSELVSDTDSESGSLDQIIPQHTERQARLT, encoded by the coding sequence ATGATTCAGAGTTCTGAAAGTGTTCCTCAAAGGCTTCCTGTCACCGTTCTGTCTGGTTTCCTGGGAGCAGGCAAGACAACTTTACTCAACCATATTTTATCCAACCGGGCAGGTCTTAAAGTCGCCGTCATTGTCAATGACATGAGCGAAATCAATATTGATGCAGCGCTGGTAAAAGACGGTAATCAGACTCTCAGCCGCACAGAAGAAAAACTGGTAGAGATGTCAAACGGATGCATCTGCTGCACGCTCCGAGAAGATCTGATGGTAGAAGTCAGCCGACTGGCGCGGGAACTCCGATTTGATTATCTGTTGATCGAATCAACGGGCATCTCCGAACCGATGCCTGTTGCCGAAACGTTCACCTTTGAAGACGAAACTGGTAACAGTCTCTCGGATTATGCGCAGCTTGATACACTGGTTACGGTCATTGACGCCGCTAATTTTCTACGTGATTACAAGTCCAGTGACGATCTGGTCGATCGTGAAATTGGCCTGAGCAATGAAGATTGCCGCAACATTGTGGACCTGCTGATTGACCAGATTGAATTTGCGAATGTAATTCTGATCAACAAAGCCGATCTGGTCAGCACTCAGGAGTTGAAACAGCTTGAGGATATCGTTCGCCACCTGAATCCCAAAGTGCATGTTCTGCACTCGGCCTTCGGGAAAGTTGATTTAAATCAGGTTCTGGGAACGGGGCTGTTTGACCTGAATTCCGCTTCTGCCCATGCTGGTTGGCTTGAGACGCCACGAGGCGAATTTCATTCTGAGGTAGATGAATATAACATTCGGAGTTTCACTTACCAGGCCCGGCGTCCCTTTCATCCGGAACGACTCTGGTATGCACTTGACGAAGACGATTCGTGGATGAACAACGTCCTCCGCAGTAAAGGTTTCGCCTGGGTTGCATCACAAAATAACATTGCCAACCTCTGGTCACACGCCGGTACTTCAATGCGGTTTGACCCGTCGGGTTACTGGTGGTCCACCGTGGCACCAGAAGACTGGAACGTCGATGCTGAGCAGGAACGCGAGATCCGATCTAAATTCGAAGGCCCCTACGGGGATCGACGTCAGGAACTCGTTTTTATCGGCACCGAAATGGATGAGAAGCAGATTAGAACCGTATTGGATCACTGTTTGCTTCAGGATCTGGAATGGCTCCAGGGCCCAGAGGTCTGGTCAGCTTACTTCGATCCTTTTAAAGTTAATGATAATATCGATGATAGCTCTTCGGAATTAGTATCAGATACTGACTCGGAATCTGGTTCTCTCGACCAGATTATTCCCCAACATACTGAGAGACAGGCACGACTGACATGA
- a CDS encoding DUF1559 domain-containing protein: protein MHVQNQQRLIRSGFTIIELLVTIAIIGLLIALLLPAVQQARAAARKTQCANNLKQLGLATHSFHDTHGAYPPARLILNVPRTAIDNGGMLVGLDEPTWLVRLLPFMEQSSLHAQWDEYIAYGLNPKSTRQQALPVFLCPERHSVDTAVVDEETITITAPCGCPAGTQTVPGGAVADYAANHGDLSPGAISQPTDFYWGGNGTGVIISSRPMGDESGIERNWLDKVRIADVTDGASNTLLIGENHVLGTWKNKTPFNGPAYLGRHLTNFSRIAGPGVPLGHHQNDSRAGSYSFGSSHSGYVQFTMVDGSVRVISTSINTRLLGHLANRHDGETVGEF from the coding sequence ATGCATGTTCAAAATCAACAGCGGCTCATTCGAAGCGGTTTTACCATTATTGAATTGCTCGTTACAATCGCCATCATCGGTTTGCTGATTGCTCTATTGCTGCCAGCGGTTCAGCAAGCCCGAGCTGCTGCCAGAAAAACTCAGTGTGCGAATAATCTTAAGCAACTGGGACTGGCGACTCATTCCTTTCACGATACCCACGGTGCATATCCTCCCGCCAGGTTAATACTGAATGTTCCACGCACTGCAATTGATAATGGCGGCATGCTGGTTGGTTTGGACGAACCAACCTGGCTTGTGAGACTCCTCCCCTTTATGGAACAGTCCTCTTTGCACGCTCAGTGGGACGAATATATTGCCTACGGTTTGAATCCCAAGTCGACTCGTCAGCAGGCATTGCCAGTTTTCCTCTGCCCAGAGCGACACTCTGTCGATACCGCTGTGGTCGATGAGGAAACCATAACGATCACCGCCCCCTGCGGTTGCCCGGCAGGCACTCAAACTGTTCCTGGTGGAGCAGTGGCGGACTATGCCGCCAACCATGGAGATCTCTCGCCGGGAGCGATCAGTCAACCCACCGATTTTTATTGGGGCGGCAACGGGACAGGAGTGATTATTTCCAGTCGACCGATGGGAGACGAGTCTGGCATCGAGCGAAACTGGCTGGATAAAGTTCGCATCGCAGATGTGACTGATGGGGCAAGCAACACTTTACTGATCGGCGAAAATCATGTCTTGGGAACGTGGAAAAATAAGACACCATTCAATGGTCCCGCCTACTTAGGTCGGCATTTAACGAACTTTTCTCGCATCGCGGGGCCGGGCGTACCGCTGGGGCATCATCAAAATGACTCTCGGGCAGGATCGTATTCCTTTGGAAGTTCACACTCGGGCTATGTGCAATTCACCATGGTAGACGGCAGCGTGCGCGTTATTTCGACATCCATCAACACGCGTCTCCTGGGTCATCTTGCCAATCGTCATGATGGCGAAACGGTTGGAGAATTTTGA
- a CDS encoding carboxypeptidase regulatory-like domain-containing protein, whose amino-acid sequence MRWVILTLLICSYGCGSDKIPTYPVSGRVQFADGEPVRTGTIELESKEHGTSATGTIQEDGTFVLGTYTTNDGAAAGIHRAIVVQIIIADGITKHTRDHGRAVPPLYGDYDSSPLSIEVQAIPQNEVILSLSEPPATN is encoded by the coding sequence ATGCGCTGGGTCATACTCACGTTGTTGATTTGCAGCTATGGTTGTGGTTCGGATAAGATACCGACCTACCCGGTTTCAGGCCGTGTTCAATTTGCTGACGGGGAGCCGGTTCGGACTGGCACCATCGAATTAGAATCGAAAGAACACGGGACATCCGCGACCGGAACGATTCAAGAAGACGGAACGTTCGTACTCGGCACGTATACTACGAATGACGGTGCCGCCGCAGGAATACATCGTGCAATCGTAGTGCAAATTATTATCGCAGATGGAATCACGAAGCATACCAGGGATCATGGACGCGCTGTCCCTCCCTTATATGGGGATTACGACTCTTCACCGCTCTCTATTGAAGTTCAAGCAATTCCCCAAAATGAAGTGATCCTGTCTCTCTCAGAACCCCCTGCAACCAACTGA
- a CDS encoding recombinase family protein, with protein MSQNIMGALVLLLWFQQGIEKRKRDLIICEDSSRLFRSISPCMNLVGTAVDNEIRIICINDQVDAANDDWQHRLEDA; from the coding sequence ATGTCACAAAATATCATGGGAGCATTAGTGCTGCTATTATGGTTTCAACAGGGAATCGAGAAACGTAAACGGGACCTGATTATCTGCGAAGATTCCAGTCGGCTCTTTAGAAGTATCTCCCCGTGTATGAACCTGGTGGGAACCGCTGTCGATAACGAAATTCGGATCATCTGTATTAATGATCAAGTTGATGCCGCAAATGATGATTGGCAACATCGCCTGGAAGATGCATAG
- a CDS encoding neutral/alkaline non-lysosomal ceramidase N-terminal domain-containing protein, with protein sequence MRIQRHLIFTSLCLAFVLPGFANAAMSDEPTFQAGAAMSNITPPIGSNQTGRSSKRQATHVHDELHARCLVLDDGQSKLALVVCDLRHISAEVVVNAKQIIQQSTGIPPECVLVSATHTHTSSGAKLEDREGQPYYDYRAFLTRRIADGVQRAVNQLQPARIGWGVAEEPTQVFNRRWFLMPSRGTIYGAHDNIEQVDTNPGYSGLLRPAGPVDPQITFLAVQSTAGKPIALLASYGLHYVGGVPANTISADYFAIFADRVGELLGADRHQDPPFVGIMANGTSGDVNNLARYSEEELKKRGPQPKKRYQPFEKAREVAHLCAEKVMQEHKTLKWHDHVKLSSVQRTLTFERRYPTEEEVTWAEAVKAKKIKPMSTSRYSTYRTVLAYASPEMPPTIDVVVQTHRIGDLAVAAMPFEVFAEIGLELKQRSSIQPLMNISIANGSHGYLPTPGQHRLGGYETWIGVNKVQLDASEKMVDALVEMLSGLNAKGQ encoded by the coding sequence ATGCGAATCCAACGTCACCTCATCTTCACAAGCCTGTGTCTCGCATTTGTTTTACCTGGATTTGCCAACGCCGCGATGTCGGACGAGCCGACGTTTCAGGCCGGCGCCGCGATGAGCAATATCACACCGCCGATCGGTTCGAATCAAACGGGTCGCTCCAGCAAGAGGCAGGCGACGCACGTGCACGACGAACTACATGCCCGCTGCCTGGTGCTTGACGACGGTCAGTCCAAATTGGCGCTGGTTGTCTGCGACCTGCGGCACATTTCGGCCGAAGTTGTGGTCAACGCCAAACAGATCATCCAGCAGTCGACCGGCATTCCGCCGGAATGTGTGCTCGTCTCAGCGACTCACACGCACACTTCGAGTGGCGCCAAGCTGGAAGACCGTGAGGGGCAACCGTATTACGACTACCGCGCGTTTCTAACCCGGCGGATCGCCGATGGCGTGCAGCGCGCCGTCAATCAACTCCAACCCGCGCGAATTGGCTGGGGAGTCGCTGAGGAACCGACGCAGGTGTTTAATCGTCGGTGGTTCCTGATGCCCAGTCGCGGCACAATCTACGGTGCCCACGACAATATCGAACAGGTCGACACGAATCCCGGATACAGCGGTCTACTGAGGCCTGCCGGTCCTGTCGACCCGCAGATCACGTTCCTTGCGGTACAGTCAACCGCGGGCAAGCCCATTGCGCTGCTGGCTTCCTACGGGTTGCACTACGTCGGCGGCGTGCCGGCGAATACGATTTCAGCCGACTATTTTGCGATCTTTGCCGACCGCGTGGGAGAGCTGCTGGGTGCCGACCGACATCAGGATCCGCCGTTCGTGGGCATCATGGCCAACGGCACCAGCGGCGATGTAAACAACCTTGCGCGCTATTCTGAGGAGGAGTTGAAGAAGCGCGGCCCGCAGCCAAAAAAGCGGTATCAGCCTTTCGAGAAAGCCAGGGAGGTGGCACACCTGTGCGCGGAGAAAGTGATGCAGGAGCATAAGACGCTGAAGTGGCACGATCATGTGAAACTTTCATCGGTACAACGCACGCTGACATTTGAGCGGCGTTATCCAACCGAAGAGGAGGTGACATGGGCGGAAGCGGTTAAGGCCAAGAAGATTAAGCCGATGAGTACCAGTCGATACAGTACTTACCGTACCGTACTCGCCTATGCCTCGCCTGAGATGCCGCCAACCATCGACGTGGTCGTGCAGACGCACCGCATCGGCGATCTGGCCGTGGCCGCGATGCCGTTCGAGGTGTTTGCGGAGATCGGTCTGGAACTCAAGCAGCGCAGCTCGATCCAGCCGCTGATGAATATCTCCATCGCCAATGGATCGCATGGCTATCTGCCAACACCCGGGCAGCACCGGCTCGGCGGCTACGAAACCTGGATCGGCGTCAACAAGGTGCAACTTGATGCCTCGGAGAAGATGGTTGACGCCCTGGTAGAAATGCTCAGCGGTCTGAATGCAAAAGGACAGTGA